The DNA segment CACCGAAATTCGTCGCTTCTTTGCCCATCAAGTAAAACTCGTTGTTGCGTTCTTCCAAAGAATCACACTCGACACCGAAAGCTGTGCTGGCGATGACATCGTTGGCGAAGCGAGTCAACGTGTCCTTCATTTCGAGGGTGATCAAGTCTTCATTCTTTCTGAGGAAGTGGTTGACGAATTGTTCACCACTTTGGGAAATCAGGGAGAACATGTACTTCATTTTGCTGCTGGTGAAAGCTGGACTGAGAGTCCCGCGCATCTCGCGCCATCTTTGTCCAGATAAGTTGAAAAGGCTTTTGCCCCACATGGGATCCGTGTCTTCGGTGACAAATTTTCTGTGGTCAACGAAATGGTCGAAATCTTTCACTGTGATTTGTTTGATCAAATCAGGGTCTCTGATGAGAAGGGTGGGAGCGAAGAACTGGTAGATACCCGCATAtctaaaaacaacattttcttGTTAATGTAAACGTATTTGTAGTGGTTATCAACAATTTAGCAATAGGGTTATGTCAATTGGACATCATTGCAGTGTCACAACCTTGACTAAAATTATTGTAGATGTTTGTGGGCGTCAAATAATGACGTGGTAAATGAGTGATTGGAAGAACAACTAAAAGTTTTTCGCAAGACATTAGAAGAATTTAGCTAGGATATCTTGAATATTTATGATGAAAAGTACAAATTGTTTTGCTGCTAACTTGGTATATcaggaaaataaataatggtaAACATCTATAAAAAGATTACCTAAAACCGAAAGCATCTGTTAAAATACCTAATAATAAGAGAAATGGCTTTGTAATTGAAGATATACTCTTGAAGACACTAAACTGGCAATTGTGGCAAAATAGGAGTAATAGGTACTAGTCTTGTAAATGCAATAATTGTCTTAacgtcaacaaaaaaaattcttgcctGGAATTTGGAAACTTGTTGTAGACTTCTAGGACCATTTCGGCGAAGGACTGTTTGCGCATAATGATCTTCCAGCTGTCCCCAAAAACGGTCATGTAGCGTCCCTGGTTCACCCCTTTTTCCAACCAGTATTTATTCTGGCGCGCCAGCAGCCAGAAGTACCCCAAGACCGCAACAACAACAGCTACCACAACCCACCACATGATTGCAAATACTGAAGCACAAACATCACTACTAGTCAAGTTGAAGGTCGGAAATTTAAGCAATTACAATTTGATTATCCAATGACaacttttgttgttgttttgaaTTGCTACGGGTGGGGGATAACCTTATTGGCGCTCTTATCCTGGTTGATATATCTCCAGTTATTATTTGAACAAGCCTGAGTTAAGAAATTTCATCAACGATTAACTGCGTCTCACTGGAGGAAGGTAATTCCTGTCATTTCTTACCGAAATGTGCGATTTAATCTTCGAAATAAATTCTCTGATAAGGCCATAAGCAGCAAaaagtgccaaaaaaaaacacagcaAAACAAACAACCACTTGTGGCAGACTGGTCAACGGACTGGTCAAGGGACTAGTCCAGGGCAGCGTTgccaaatgaaatttttaaatttccctagacttaaaacaaaaatcccTTATATTTCTGTAGGCAGGTACTATGGGTTgctaaaacattatttatcCTCTCCCCTTGAAAAATGcatagaaaaaatatgaacACAATAAACTTACACAACTTTTAACACAAACGTataagaaaaaacattgtaaataacattgtaaataatattagtagataataaaataagtaaattacATAAGTCAGACATAGGTAAGTACTGAAGTAAcaggtgttcaattgaaaagttcatcgaattggctttgatctttgtctctatctttgtctaaccaacttaattGACAATGTTGCGgccttttaaaaaataaagtcaaatcCAATTTGATGAACCTTTCAATTAttgaacacccgttacattataaaaatatttctaaatgtcaaattttgtttcataCATTGTTGAATTATGTCTTTTGATTATAGTCCTTTTTTTAAACTTACTTAATTCTAGCATTACTGTTAAACTAACAACTTGAGTCTCCCTAATAGACCTTGACGCGGCGTTTAAACCCCAGCCAAAACCCTTTCTCAGCAGTCACGTTAAATGTCTTTCTGCTAAGTTGTAACGGAATTTGTGTCTTCTCCACAGGAACAATCTCAAAACGACTCAAAATATAAAAGAACAAAGTCTTGGTCTCCAGAAGAGCAAATCTAGAGCCCATACAATTCCTAGGTCCTGATCCAAAGGGCAAAAACGCGTATGAATTAATGTTCGCCTTGTTTTCTTCACTGAAACGTTCAGGGTCGAAGCGATCCGGATCAGGCCAGTACTGGGGATCTCTGTGCAAACCCATGATGGGCAACCAGATTAGTGAATTGTTTTCGAGATGAACGGGTTTCTCGTCTGGAGTCTTGGGTTCAATTGTGTAAGGTTTGGTACAAACGCGATCCACAGCTATCGCAGGAGGCCACTTTCTCAAGGCTTCCGACACGACCATGTCCATGTACTTCATCCCTGAAAGCGCCTCGTAGGTGAGTTTACCCTTGCAACTTTCAAAAGTGTCGTCTACTTCTTGGATGAGTCTCTCCTGGACGTCAGGATTCACTCCCAGCTCGTGGGACATGAAGCACATCAACGACGAAACAGAGTCGAAACCGGCAAAGAAGAAACCTAGAGCCTGAGCGGTGATGTCTTGGTCTGTTATCTCAGCTTTGGGAGTTTTCGTAGATTTGACAAGCTCAGATTCTTGCACTGTTGCAAAACCTGCATCTTGTTGGGGTTGAGTCTCCTCATGTGTCATTGCAATCTTGCGCGCCTCCATCAACACATTAATCATATCAGGTCTGACAATTCCGTGTTTTTTTCTGCTCTCGATATTGCTTTTGACCAGTCTTGTGAAGAACGTTCCCACTTTTTGCGATAGCAGCGTTATATTGAAAATCCTACACACTTTCGGACTCGCAATGAAGGCGAACACTTTGAGGATCATCCGAACCCCACTAAAATCCGTCACTTCCTTGCCCATCAAGTAGAACTCATTGTTGCGTTCTCCCAAAGAATCACACTCGACTCCGAAAGCTGTGTTGGCGATGACATCGTTGGTAAAGCGAGTCAACGTGTCCTTCATTTCGAGGGTGATCAAGTCTTCATTCTTTCCAAGGAAGTGGTTGACGAATTGTTCACCACTTTGGGAAATCAGAGAAAACATGTACTTCATTTTGCTGCTGGTGAAAGCTGGACTGAGAGTCGCACGCATCTCGCGCCATTTTTGTCCTGTTAAGTTGAAGAGATTTTTGCCCCACATGGGATCCGTGTCTTCGCTGAAAAATCTTCTGTGGTCGACGAAATGGTCGAAATCTTTCACTGTGATTTGTTTGATCAAGTCAGGGTCTCTGATGAGAAGGGTGGGCGCGAAGAACTGGTAGATACCCGAATatcttaaaacaaaatttgcttGTTAATATAAACCTATTTGAAATGATTATCAACAATTTAGTAACAGGTTTATGCCAATTTGACATCATCGCAGTGTCACAACCTTGACTATAATAATTGTAGATGTTCGTGGGTAGACTCCAATTTTTACGCATTGACGATGACGCCATTATGTAGTAACTTAACGTATGTTTCAGATAACATCATAAACAAGATTGAATT comes from the Tenebrio molitor chromosome 9, icTenMoli1.1, whole genome shotgun sequence genome and includes:
- the LOC138138166 gene encoding cytochrome P450 9e2-like isoform X1 gives rise to the protein MFTIMWWVVVAVVVAVLGYFWLLARQNKYWLEKGVNQGRNMTIFGDSWKVVVRKQSFAEMVQEVYNKFPNCRYSGIYQFFAPTLLIRDPDLIKQITVKDFDHFVDHRRFFSEDTDPMWGKNLFNLTGQKWREMRATLSPAFTSSKMKYMFSLISQSGEQFVNHFLGKNEDLITLEMKDTLTRFTNDVIANTAFGVECDSLGERNNEFYLMGKEVTDFSGVRMILKVFAFIASPKVCRIFNITLLSQKVGTFFTRLVKSNIESRKKHGIVRPDMINVLMEARKIAMTHEETQPQQDAGFATVQESELVKSTKTPKAEITDQDITAQALGFFFAGFDSVSSLMCFMSHELGVNPDVQERLIQEVDDTFESCKGKLTYEALSGMKYMDMVVSEALRKWPPAIAVDRVCTKPYTIEPKTPDEKPVHLENNSLIWLPIMGLHRDPQYWPDPDRFDPERFSEENKANINSYAFLPFGSGPRNCMGSRFALLETKTLFFYILSRFEIVPVEKTQIPLQLSRKTFNVTAEKGFWLGFKRRVKVY
- the LOC138138166 gene encoding cytochrome P450 9e2-like isoform X2; the protein is MWWVVVAVVVAVLGYFWLLARQNKYWLEKGVNQGRNMTIFGDSWKVVVRKQSFAEMVQEVYNKFPNCRYSGIYQFFAPTLLIRDPDLIKQITVKDFDHFVDHRRFFSEDTDPMWGKNLFNLTGQKWREMRATLSPAFTSSKMKYMFSLISQSGEQFVNHFLGKNEDLITLEMKDTLTRFTNDVIANTAFGVECDSLGERNNEFYLMGKEVTDFSGVRMILKVFAFIASPKVCRIFNITLLSQKVGTFFTRLVKSNIESRKKHGIVRPDMINVLMEARKIAMTHEETQPQQDAGFATVQESELVKSTKTPKAEITDQDITAQALGFFFAGFDSVSSLMCFMSHELGVNPDVQERLIQEVDDTFESCKGKLTYEALSGMKYMDMVVSEALRKWPPAIAVDRVCTKPYTIEPKTPDEKPVHLENNSLIWLPIMGLHRDPQYWPDPDRFDPERFSEENKANINSYAFLPFGSGPRNCMGSRFALLETKTLFFYILSRFEIVPVEKTQIPLQLSRKTFNVTAEKGFWLGFKRRVKVY